In a genomic window of Lepisosteus oculatus isolate fLepOcu1 chromosome 3, fLepOcu1.hap2, whole genome shotgun sequence:
- the LOC102686924 gene encoding solute carrier family 46 member 2 isoform X1 yields the protein MQWSIIREFLEPVIIAAQVASSFFDTGLLMVVKEHYNVSNSSTSLFAAHYKNPDDDQQRAVTNFYMIYNIITGFTPFLPALFLSGLGDKWSQKIPICVSLLGYVISRALSLLIVLLELPIEVMFGAAVVYNLCGGFSAYWGGLMALAAAQSTEAKRSVYFGRIEMAYGISGLFGSMASGHLFQNLAFAQKKGALLFELSVSLYLFSFIYSFFVLKVPSVERRQSPLTAEQTSINHSLPSRHGEESSCETEVTEVVNQNSFDKINIGLLFTAGILYDMCSWGITDILNSFVLKEPLNWDATQVGYGNAAYSAVFITSFLGVLLFSRCLSDTTIIIIGMVSFAAGILVMAFVTKTFLFYVARALNLFALIPMPTIRSLLSKQVPGSSYGKIMIVLQLSFTLAGVAYSPIFTKIYQATLDWFAGFVFTLSSILTCLAIIPICIVGWRTTRQEGYERIPS from the exons atgcagtggtCCATTATCCGTGAATTCCTTGAGCCCGTTATTATCGCTGCTCAGGTTGCCAGTTCGTTCTTCGACACCGGTTTACTGATGGTAGTGAAAGAACATTACAACGTGTCGAACAGCAGTACCTCTCTGTTTGCCGCACATTATAAAAACCCCGATGACGATCAGCAAAGGGCAGTAACCAATTTCTACATGATCTACAACATTATAACGGGATTTACACCTTTTCTCCCAGCTCTTTTTCTGTCTGGGCTTGGTGATAAATGGAGCCAAAAGATTCCCATCTGCGTGTCTTTGCTGGGATATGTGATCTCcagagctctctctctcctcattGTCCTGCTTGAGCTGCCCATCGAAGTGATGTTTGGGGCAGCTGTTGTTTATAACTTGTGTGGAGgcttttctgcatactggggtggACTCATGGCTCTTGCAGCAGCACAGTCCACTGAAGCAAAAAGGTCTGTCTACTTTGGAAGAATTGAAATGGCTTATGGAATTTCTGGGCTTTTTGGCAGCATGGCCTCTGGCCACCTCTTCCAAAATTTGGCCTTTGCACAAAAGAAGGGGGCTTTGTTGTTTGAGCTGAGTGTTTCCCTTTACTTATTTAGCTTCATctacagtttttttgttttaaaagtccCATCTGTTGAGAGGAGACAGTCACCTTTGACTGCTGAGCAAACTTCCATCAATCACAGCCTTCCTAGCAGACATGGTGAAGAAAGCAGTTGTGAGACAGAAGTCACTGAAGTGGTGAACCAAAACTCTTTTGATAAGATTAACATTGGACTTCTGTTTACTGCCGGAATATTGTACGATATGTGCTCCTGGGGCATCACAGATATTTTGAACTCCTTTGTCCTCAAGGAGCCCTTAAACTGGGATGCCACACAGGTTGGTTATGGGAATGCTGCCTACTCTGCTGTTTTCATCACCAGTTTTCTGGGAGTCCTGCTTTTCTCGAGGTGCTTAAGCGATACCACGATTATAATCATAGGGATGGTGTCTTTTGCCGCTGGTATACTGGTCATGGCATTTGTGAcaaaaacattcctgttctaTGTAG CTCGTGCTTTGAATCTGTTTGCTTTGATTCCAATGCCCACCATCCGCTCATTGCTGTCAAAGCAAGTCCCAGGATCCTCATATG GCAAAATTATGATCGTGCTGCAGCTGTCATTCACCCTTGCTGGTGTGGCCTACTCACCTATTTTTACGAAGATTTACCAAGCTACCCTGGACTGGTTTGCTGGATTTGTCTTCACTTTGTCCAGTATTCTCACCTGCCTGGCCATTATCCCCATATG caTCGTAGGATGGAGAACCACCAGGCAGGAAGGATATGAAAGGATACCAAGTTAA
- the LOC102686924 gene encoding solute carrier family 46 member 2 isoform X2, whose amino-acid sequence MECAALFRTYIEPVVLAAQFGSALYDTGLQIVVKESYNRKTSINSTNPGDDLQKAISNFYMIYSMISSFVPFLPALFLARLGDKRCRKIPIGVPLVGYFLSRALLLLVVLVELPIEVMFGGAVLYGLCGGFSSYWAGVMALASSRSSEERRSLQLIRIELVYGIAGFVGSLCSGHILSFSQAVLVGASVFLYLLCIIYIAFVLKVTAQLGSLADRNKSEEEQSGPLESTGLCSLCAYGKTNIVLLFVSALLYDVSVGSAMEILISFVMKAPLDWGAKEVGYGNAAGFVIFITSFLGVWVFSRCLRDTTMIIIGMLSFASGIYVMSFVRKTYLFYIARALNLFALIPMPTIRSLLSKQVPGSSYGKIMIVLQLSFTLAGVAYSPIFTKIYQATLDWFAGFVFTLSSILTCLAIIPICIVGWRTTRQEGYERIPS is encoded by the exons ATGGAATGTGCGGCATTGTTTAGGACATACATTGAACCTGTTGTGCTCGCAGCTCAGTTTGGAAGTGCATTGTATGACACTGGCTTGCAAATTGTGGTGAAGGAAAGCTATAACCGAAAAACGTCAATAAACTCCACAAACCCCGGGGACGATTTGCAAAAAGCAATATCTAATTTTTACATGATCTACAGCATGATATCGAGCTTTGTTCCTTTCCTACCAGCTTTGTTCCTGGCAAGGCTTGGAGACAAGAGGTGTAGGAAGATACCCATTGGCGTGCCTTTAGTGGGTTATTTTCTCTCCAGAGCCCTCCTGCTCCTCGTTGTCCTGGTTGAGTTACCCATTGAGGTGATGTTTGGGGGAGCAGTGCTATACGGACTGTGCGGTGGTTTTTCATCTTACTGGGCTGGCGTCATGGCACTTGCATCCTCACGCTCAAGCGAAGAACGGCGATCCCTCCAACTGATCAGAATCGAGCTGGTTTATGGAATAGCAGGATTCGTAGGCAGCTTGTGCTCAGGACACATCCTGTCTTTTTCACAAGCAGTTCTGGTGGGAGCAAGTGTGTTCCTCTATTTGCTTTGCATCATATACATTGCATTCGTTCTAAAAGTTACCGCACAACTCGGCTCTCTTGCAGACAGGAACAAGAGCGAAGAAGAGCAGAGTGGACCATTGGAAAGTACAGGCCTGTGCAGTCTATGTGCCTATGGCAAGACtaacattgtgctgctgtttgTCAGTGCCCTCCTGTACGATGTGTCGGTTGGCAGTGCAATGGAAATTTTGATCTCGTTTGTAATGAAGGCGCCTTTGGATTGGGGTGCGAAAGAGGTGGGGTATGGGAATGCCGCCGGCTTTGTCATCTTCATCACCAGCTTTCTGGGAGtctgggttttctccaggtgtttAAGGGACACCACCATGATCATCATCGGGATGTTGTCATTTGCCAGTGGAATTTACGTCATGTCCTTTGTGAGGAAGACGTATCTGTTCTATATAG CTCGTGCTTTGAATCTGTTTGCTTTGATTCCAATGCCCACCATCCGCTCATTGCTGTCAAAGCAAGTCCCAGGATCCTCATATG GCAAAATTATGATCGTGCTGCAGCTGTCATTCACCCTTGCTGGTGTGGCCTACTCACCTATTTTTACGAAGATTTACCAAGCTACCCTGGACTGGTTTGCTGGATTTGTCTTCACTTTGTCCAGTATTCTCACCTGCCTGGCCATTATCCCCATATG caTCGTAGGATGGAGAACCACCAGGCAGGAAGGATATGAAAGGATACCAAGTTAA